A portion of the Cryptomeria japonica chromosome 5, Sugi_1.0, whole genome shotgun sequence genome contains these proteins:
- the LOC131028495 gene encoding ubiquitin-conjugating enzyme E2 27-like, with protein sequence MVDTKRVQKELTQIEKDKNLTGVSIKVFEENDMSHLCGTIAGPMDSPYEQGSFQIDIRLPDGYPFEPPKMQFITKVWHPNISSQNGAICLNILKNEWSPALTLKTTLISLQALLSTPEPNDPQDAMVAQQYLNDYPKFLVTARHWTESFAKRRVLGMEEKVSKFVEMGFDENAVRNALQQLRGDEDMALEKLCSG encoded by the coding sequence ATGGTGGACACCAAACGCGTACAGAAGGAATTGACCCAAATAGAGAAAGATAAGAATTTAACAGGAGTAAGCATTAAAGTTTTTGAGGAGAATGATATGTCACATCTGTGTGGAACAATTGCAGGCCCCATGGACAGCCCTTATGAACAGGGCTCCTTCCAGATTGACATTCGTTTGCCAGATGGGTATCCATTTGAGCCACCAAAGATGCAATTTATAACAAAAGTTTGGCATCCCAATATCAGTAGCCAAAATGGTGCAATATGCCTGAATATCTTAAAAAACGAGTGGAGCCCAGCTCTAACCTTGAAAACCACATTAATTTCCTTACAAGCTTTGCTTTCAACACCTGAACCTAATGATCCTCAGGATGCCATGGTGGCACAACAATACTTGAATGATTATCCAAAATTCTTGGTCACTGCACGGCATTGGACAGagtcttttgcaaagaggagagtACTAGGAATGGAAGAAAAGGTATCGAAGTTCGTTGAAATGGGTTTTGATGAGAATGCAGTCAGAAATGCTCTACAGCAGTTGAGAGGAGATGAAGATATGGCACTTGAGAAGCTATGCAGTGGTTAA